One Cervus canadensis isolate Bull #8, Minnesota chromosome 1, ASM1932006v1, whole genome shotgun sequence genomic window carries:
- the LOC122448801 gene encoding adiponectin receptor protein 1-like gives MEKMEEFVYKVWEGRWRVIPYDVLPDWLKDNDYLLHGHRPPMPSFRACFRSIFRIHTETGNIWTHLLGFVLFLFLGILTMLRPNMYFMAPLQEKVVFGMFFLGAVL, from the coding sequence ATGGAGAAGATGGAGGAGTTCGTGTACAAGGTCTGGGAGGGCCGCTGGAGGGTCATCCCGTACGACGTGCTCCCGGACTGGCTGAAGGATAACGACTACCTGCTGCATGGCCACCGGCCGCCCATGCCCTCCTTCCGCGCCTGCTTCAGGAGCATCTTCCGCATCCACACGGAGACGGGCAACATCTGGACCCACCTGCTCGGTTTTgtgctgtttctctttctgggaaTCCTGACCATGCTGAGACCGAACATGTACTTCATGGCCCCCCTTCAGGAGAAGGTGGTGTTCGGGATGTTCTTCCTGGGAGCGGTGCTCTGA